In Fragaria vesca subsp. vesca linkage group LG5, FraVesHawaii_1.0, whole genome shotgun sequence, the genomic stretch TTACCTTTAACTCAATCAATGACAACATTGTATCTACAAATCCTAATCTATATTGGGTTGATTGATCACATAAAGGGCAAACCTTTATATATGTTGGGTTGATTAATCACATAAAGGGCAAACCTTTATCTACTAACACACCAATAGTTAAGAAAGAGAAGAAAAATAACCCAGATGTTCATGATCACTCAGAACTAAATGAAGCCAAGTACCTAAAGCCGTTGAAGATGAAGATCTGCAAGAAATAAGAATGAGTCAAAGACGCTTATTCACTTCTTGGCTGGATCATGTAAAAGCCATTGCTTCAGAAAAGGAATGGCTTGACAAAAAGATTGAATAACACAGAGATACATAGAAGGAAGAAGAACCCAAAATGGCTTGCCCACAATCCTAAACAGCAAGAGATTGAATTCCACCAGAAAAAAAAAACCCAATTAAAATTAGACAGAAAATCCAGCTAAATTTATCCCCATAAAAAATTAATTAGGAAAAGAGGCTGCATGGTTCAGTAATGGACTGCAAGAGAGAGTTGATTCAAGAAATGGAATGCACTAACCTGAACCTTTGATCATGAATCTAGTGCTAAATCTGACTACAACCCATAAATCAAAACCACCAAAAAACTATCTAAAAATTTGAAAAGGTTTGCAGAGAAAGCTCCCCAAATTTAGCTGTAGGGTCTAAGATGACAAGAAAATATAGCAACAGCTAAAATTACTTGGCTTCATAGGAGAAACAGCTAAAATTACTCTGTATTTCCCAAATTTAAACTTACGCTCAGAAATAATGTAGTCCATTCTCTTCTATTTTCTTGTTTTCTTTTCTGTCGGCATTCACCGGAAAGTCGAGACACAGAAATCCGATCGACATAAAATAGTTCGTAACTTTACCAAATTGCTAAGAAATACATGCATATATACATTTCGACGGTGATCCAACAGTAATGTATGTAAATAAACTATTTATTTGTACTCCATAGCCGGTAATAGTTTTCATAGCTGTGAGTTGTGGAGTATTTTTTTTTTTTGTGTCTTTTTTATTCAAGAAGAAATGTTTACTCGTACAATTAATAAAACACTATCATTACACACATAATAGGTATATGATACCAAATTTAAACCTTTTCAAAGCATATTTAGCAATGTTAGTCATTTTAAAGTTAAATTTTAGTCAAATTCGCTAAAATGTTATTTTGGCTAGCCATTTTAGAAATGTGACTGCATCAATGCTCTATATTTTAGCTAGCATTACATAACATTATTATTCAAATAGAAATTAAATAGTTTGAATATATAAATATATCACATAAAATATCTTACAAGGAATAGTAAATTAATTGTCTAGTCTTATTCTGAGTCATCTCGCTAGCTATATTAGTCTAAAGTTTTTTTTTTTTTTAACTTTTTATTAAATAACTCACACACCCTACATATGTCAATGAGATTTGAACCCATGACGTCAAAGTTGTTAGTTAACCACCTTAACCAACCACGCTACGGCTCACCGACAGCTAAAAGTCATAATAGCTCAAGTTTGGCTAGTTTGCTGGAGCTCCTAAAACATCTAAAAAAACTAAACACGCTCTTTAAAATAACTAAGAAGTTAAAATATAGTGTTAAAGATCTTTCAAGAGGCTCAATATATTATAACCAACTTGAAAATGATAACTCTTTCTAGCATCATATACCAAAACCATCTCTATATATGCATAGGCATATTTGATCTCTCCATTACACTCACAACAAGAAATCACTGATGTTATAGCCAATTGTCTATGTAGATGACACCAATACTATAGCACATCCATTTCACTAAGGGCACCAAACCCTCGCTTGAGGTGAGGGGACGGCTAAAGCCAATCAAAATCAATCTAAACAAACTAAAGAAAGAAAAAATAAAAATAAAAAAACCAGACCCGGTCCAGACGAGAACCCAAACCCAACCTACACCTCACTGCGTTTCGTCCGACCACATCATAAACATTTATTTTAGACGGCCGGGATGTGTGTTGCGGGCGAGTTTAGTGCACCAGACCCTATTAAAAACAATAAAACAGAACGTATCCCGGTTAGTTTGGAGTCGGATTTTAGTAGTCAAGGTTTTAGGGTATCCACATTCCACACCGACCCTACTAAAAAACCAAAACGTATCCCTTTCCCCCAAAAAAAACAAAAAAAATAGAAGACGACAAATTTGGCATCCGGAAGTAGAGCAGAGAGGGGTCCGATGGGATAATCGAAATGTTGTGCAGGGGCATCAGCAAAGCCCTCCTCATTTTCCCTTCTCACTCTGCTCCCCTCACTCTCACCCAACCCAAACACAAACACAAACACAAACCCCTCCAGATTCACTCGCAAATGGAACTCAACACTTCAGAAGCAAAGACAGGACAGGGTTTGGGGCTGGACTTCCTCTCAAAGAAGCCATATACTCCTCCTTCTTGGGCATCCCACATCAACCCCATCCCCTCTCACACCTTCTCTCTCGGTCACGTAATTCCCCATCTCCATTCTCCTTACTCTTTACTCACACCATCACTCTCTGTACTGACTCCTACTTTTCTCTCAGCTTCCCACTCCAATCCACAAATGGAATCTTCCCAATTTGCCCAACAACACTGAGGTCTGGCTGAAGGTATGTGTCAGTAGAATTAGTACACCCACTTGAGAAATGTTTGGATTTTGTGAGTTTATGTTTTCACTGACAGAAAATGTTTGCAAAATATGTTAGCGAGATGATCTTTCCGGGATGCAGCTCAGCGGTAACAAAGTCAGGAAATTGGAGTTTCTGATGGCCGATGCTGTCGAAAAGGGCGCGGATTGTATTATAACCATAGGGGGAATCCAAAGCAACCACTGCCGTGCGACTGCTGTGGCTGCCAAGTATCTCAATCTTGACTCCTATCTCATTTTACGTACCTCTAAGGTCAATTTCATTCTCAACAAGTACACTTCCTTCGTTACATTAGTTAAGTTTTTCCTCTCTTTGCGTCATGCTTGTAAATGTCGTACAGGTTCTTGTGGACCAAGATCCTGGACTCACCGGGAACCTTCTAGTTGAGCGTTTAGTCGGAGCTCATATTGAATTGATTTCAAAAGAAGAGTATGCAAAAATTGGGAGTGTGGTATGTTTCTTGTCAACATTGTCTTTTATAATCCCTATGGAGTCAGGTTAACTAAGCATGCCTTTTCTGATAGTTTATGGCTCGTTCTTTAGGTTTCTCTAGAAATCATCTCGGGTTGAAGCTTATATTCATCATATCAACAAGCTTATATTCTTTCACTGCGAATACCCTAATACTATAGTAATGTGTTAAATTTGGTCTCAGGCTCTTACTAATACTTTAAAGGAAAGACTGATAAAAGAAGGAAGAAGGCCATATGTCATTCCTGTTGGTGGTTCAGACTCCCTTGGAACCTGGTGAGATTGCGTTTGCTTATTCCAACTTAAATGATTGTCTTCTTTTCCAAATGAGAATGGAGAAGGGAAAGGCAAGGGTTGCCAGGTCTCAGTCTTGCTTAATGATTATGTTTTTCTTTTTCCTTTATTTTCTTGCTAATATATAGAAATCCAACAGTCTTGTTCAAAGTTGACAGTAATAGCTTCCCTTTCTTTGACATTATCACGTTGGTGTATTTGATTGTATTTAGGGGATATATTGAAGCAATTCAAGAGATTGAGCAGCAGCTTCACTGTGGGACTGGCAAACTAAAGTTTGATGATATTGTTGTAGCATGTGGAAGGTTTGGCTCTATGCTATCTCTTACATATTTTCTGTGAAGAGTATGTATTTGTGAAACAATCAAGTTGATCATGATCATGATTCATGAGTGACATTATTTCCATCCGTTTTTGTTGTCCAGTATTACTTGTGTTTAATAGATTTTCTGTTGTTGATTCTAGTGGGGGTACAATTGCTGGTTTGTCATTGGGATCTTGGCTGAGTTCGTTGAAGGCAAAAGTAGGAATCCCCTCGATCGATTACTAGATTGTCAATATACTGTTCTGTCATGTCATGTAATTATTTGTTCATTCTGCTATGCAGGTTCATGCATTCTCTGTCTGTGATGACCCTGATTACTTCTATGACTTTGTTCAAGGCCTACTTGATGGACTTGAAGCAGGCGTTGATTCACGACATATTATTAACATTCAAAATGTGAGTGTCAGAGCAGATTAGATTAGATCTTCCTTTTTTTTTCTTTTTTTTTTTTTTTGTTAGGAAGAGAGTAGATCTTCCTTGTTTCTTTTGTCTTATTTAACTTGTGAAACGAGGATATGGCGCGAATAGTATGGCTTACATTCATGGGTACTTGAACTTTTATGGTCTAATTCTGTTCTGAGGAATTCCTCGTGATTGATTACAATTTTGAATGCTAGAATTTGAAATCATCTATAGTAGTGGGGAATGTGATTATTATAGATGAAATGAAATCATGTATGCTACCATTATAGATGTGAATCATGCGATGCATCCTAATATATGCTTATGTATTCTGTGCATTGAGAAACAGAATCTACATCTAGATAACTTGATTATAGAACGTGAAGTTGGGCTGATGTATTTGTGGTCTGACAGGCCAAGGGTCTAGGCTATGCAATCAACACTGCTGAGGAGCTTACTTTTGTGAAGGAGATTGCCGCAACCACTGGGGTTATTTTAGATCCAGTTTACAGGTATGATAGTGAAGTTATCCAGCCTGTTTCTTCAGAAACCATTATGTGCATTTGATTTTATATTTTATGCTTCATGCTTAGTACATGAACAAATATAACAAGAAAAGAAAGAAGAAATAATTGTTATATATGCAACCCTGAGTCAGTAATTCTTGTTATCTTGATTATATTCTGCATTTGCTCATTTCCTGAATACAAGATGTAAATGAGTTTAAACAGTAGTTCCTACTTCCTAGATTTTACTGTTCTATTTGCCGAATGACAAGATGATCGATAATCTATTATATGTAATCTGTTTTCAGTGGCAAAGCTGCTTATGGGTTGCTGAAGGACTTTGCCGAGAATCCAAAGAAGTGGGAAGGAAGAAAGATCCTCTTCATACACACAGGTGGGCTGCTTGGGTTGTTTGATAAGGTCGAGCAGATTGCTCCATCATTGGGAAAATACAGTCGGATGGATGTCTGCGATTCTGTTCCACGGAAGGATGGTATCGGCAAAATGTTCTAGTCTTTACTCAGGTGGATGATTAAGTGTTGTAGAGATTGGATCAATTTTCCAATCAAAGTCCACATTCCTGAAAATGATGATTAAGAAATTGACATGTTAATAAATAAGAGGAATAGTAGGAGAGCTTCTTATGTATTGTTTTTGGGAATCACTAGAATGAAACTACAGCAGCATCATACATGGTTGTATGATATATGATTATATATTTGATCCCTATCTCGAAAGATTATAAATTTCTAATACAAAAACCAAGGTCATGAATGCTTGAAATGTTGTTGCAAGCGTCTCCGTGTGTTTTTTTTATTTTTTTGAATGTAAAGTTCATATCATTAGAAGTTTAAAACAATGGCCAAATAAGCTATAAGCTATATAGTCTACGTAGCTTATAACCGAAATCGGGGAAACTGAAAACCTAAAGAAGCAACACAAAACCAAGGTCAGGAATAAGCTACTACTCTATGCATGGTAAGGACAAAGTGGGTTTGGTCCCGGTTGTGCGTCTTGACGGCCACAATGAGGTGTGTGCCTTGACTGCCATAATGAGGCGGCAAGAACATGTGTAGGTTCTGCATGTTCGTTATGCTCAACTCTAATTTAAAATGACTACTCTGGCATCCGAAAGTAGAGCAGAACAGAGGGGTCCGATGTGATATTTATTGTAATTTGAATACCAAATAGAAGAAGAAAATAAACACAGCGGAAACAACTTCACTGCAGTAGATTCACCGCAGTAAGACAAACACAAATAGCAAGAAATTAAAGAACACAAGAAATTTACGTGGTTCGGCTTAGCCTACATCCACGGAGCAGCAAGGACAAATTCACTATCAAAGTCTGAGAGGTTACAAAGGTTTCAAATTAAACTCTCACACTACCGACTCTACCACTGCAGTAAACTGCAACAAACGCTCTTATTCTTTTTTCTGTAAACTGTTTTTCAAACTGTTTTGCAGTTACAACTTCTCATATCTTATTTCTCAGCAGCTTTTAATAACTACTAAAAATAGGAAGACAAAAGAGAATAACGAGCCACAACACAATAATATTCGAAATGTCTCACCAATTCATTCTCCCTTCTCACGATGCTCCCCTCACTGTCACCACCCCAAAAACAAACCCTTTCAGATTCACTCACTAATGGAGTAATGGAACTCAACACTTCACAAACAATGGCAGGACTGGGGTTGGGGCTGGACTTCCTCTCAAAGAAGCCATATTCCCCTCCTTCTTGGGCATCCCACATCAACCCCCATCCCCTCCCACACCTTCTCTCTCGGTCACGTAATTCCTCAACTCCATTCTCATCACTCAGTAGTCAATACTCACAGGTCACAGCATCACTGTTTGTTTATTGACTCCTACTTTTCTCTCAGCTTCCCACTCCAATCCACAAATGGAATCTTCCCAATTTGCCCAACAACACTGAGGTCTGGCTGCAATCGAAAATTTGAATGTTTGGGTTTTGTGGATTGATTTAGTGAAGTTTTCCAGTCTGTCGCTTCAGAAACCATATATCCAACCCTGTTTCAAAACTTAACGTCGTCTAGAATATGTTATGCGTTTCCTGAAAACAGAATGACAATGAGTTTTAAAGTACGTGTAGTTCTTCTTACCTCTTAGGTTTTACATAATCAATTTTATGTGATTTGATTTCAGTGGCAAAGCTGCTTATGGGTTGCTGAAGGACATTGCCGAGAATCCAAAGAAGTGGGAAGGAAGAAAGATCCTCTTCATACACACATGCAGGTGGGCTGCTTGGGTTGTTTGACAAGGTCGAGCAGATTGCT encodes the following:
- the LOC101293881 gene encoding putative 1-aminocyclopropane-1-carboxylate deaminase-like; the encoded protein is MLCRGISKALLIFPSHSAPLTLTQPKHKHKHKPLQIHSQMELNTSEAKTGQGLGLDFLSKKPYTPPSWASHINPIPSHTFSLGHLPTPIHKWNLPNLPNNTEVWLKRDDLSGMQLSGNKVRKLEFLMADAVEKGADCIITIGGIQSNHCRATAVAAKYLNLDSYLILRTSKVLVDQDPGLTGNLLVERLVGAHIELISKEEYAKIGSVALTNTLKERLIKEGRRPYVIPVGGSDSLGTWGYIEAIQEIEQQLHCGTGKLKFDDIVVACGSGGTIAGLSLGSWLSSLKAKVHAFSVCDDPDYFYDFVQGLLDGLEAGVDSRHIINIQNAKGLGYAINTAEELTFVKEIAATTGVILDPVYSGKAAYGLLKDFAENPKKWEGRKILFIHTGGLLGLFDKVEQIAPSLGKYSRMDVCDSVPRKDGIGKMF
- the LOC101294173 gene encoding uncharacterized protein LOC101294173, producing the protein MCDKSISFLPQTSIRHYFPNDGAICSTLSNNPSSPPACVYEEDLSSFPLLWILGNVLQQPISSFATEIKSHKIDYVKPKRVGYMVSEATDWKTSLNQSTKPKHSNFRLQPDLSVVGQIGKIPFVDWSGKLREK